The Anomaloglossus baeobatrachus isolate aAnoBae1 chromosome 4, aAnoBae1.hap1, whole genome shotgun sequence genome contains the following window.
tgaaataaacccccctccgcagtaatcctgggttagggtcccgcgccgtccaatccggatccaatatcatctgatcggtttgctggaaggcaaagcgatcagatgatgtgtcaggttaaaggatgtgaatcacatcatacatcagctgattgtataaaagccgattatacaatcagctgatgcatcagtagaaaaaaaaaaataaataaatacatactcacttatgtgctgattaccggcagctcctgcagcggagtctgatcctggcccatcactgcaggagctgccgataatcagctgatgaagtcccctgactgcaggatcagctgatagctggccgTGCGCGAAAAAgcaggcgacaccacgagaatcgatcagctgatgcgtcaggtgactgcatcaggtgatccactgcCAGGTCCtgaaagcttcgtacgtgccccggggagactgcacacagccgaagcggaggtaccgagacaggggctggaagcaggcatggcaccgggaccctgcagacaggtgagtatgacatacacacacacacatacacactcacacacacactgtatatacacacacactgtatatacgcacacacactgtatatacgcacacacatgcactgtatatacgcgcacacacactttcttcccctggctgtgtagagctgctgctgtctctgtgattgctctcagtgcacatctactgggaagaggcagggaggagggtttggtcggagagcagagtgggtgtattagacacagtgggtgtgttagataagctagacaccgccctagagccacaaagaattctgggacttgtaggaactgaacacaggaagtcagaggagagattaaccccatcagagctggagccagcaatgagcatgtgctgctagtgcacaataaaaggtaattttgctgaaaaaacataatagatgtgttgaggggcacatattagcaagatttatcagaaaaaaaaaaaatcagttttggtaactggacaacttctttaatgtgtCTTTCTTCTGCACTgctaatgtagcacccctgcggtaccaggtgccacaaatgtaacccgtggaaacccaaatcccggaatacccgtgccagcaagtacaccagcaccctcaggccacatacacaaccccaacaccagactgggagactgcgtagtaacaggtaaaaggggagggcactaacCAGATGTtagccacccagcctgtagggagagacccagcgaaggGGGAGGGGGCGAGTGGTCAGTTTGGATGCTGGCAGGAAGTAGTGactggttgggagtagtagtcagtcgagtaaggaagtgaaggagagagaagtgaagtagaggagttgtgaggagaaaagagtggaaagtacagaaactgacctgaagaaccaccggagagctgtgagggactgtggagtacggaaccaggactccaggcactgtGGGTTACGTGTGGAAGTGCAAAAATCCAGGAACCATGggaggcctgtggaagtctggaaccaaggctcacaggactcagccacaaggtggggtgcagaccctagaacagtgggacactttatggtgagctgttaactctgccaggcgagaagatctccagggtccattgcCAACCCAAAAAGTCTAAAGCACAAGCAACAAAGAGTTGaccagggactgaaccccttaaatagtccaggctgcctgcattagggccaaggaaagaaaagggacttccaagtagctccaggccacgagAGTCCAACCACAATGAGTGTGCACGGagaacagccaacccaggtcacagctggcacggagaacaatacACCTGAAACCGGCACCTGCGGGCTCAAGTACCAAAGTAAACAAGgctagttgaaactgcaatactggtgtggactattTCAACGGCCGTGCACTCACACAGATGGTTccccactactatccccatcattcactgctggggcctgtccctgcttgcggagggctccaaacatccaggctgcatcactccatcagccccagcagaaacctgcagcggcggccccaattAACCTGGCTGCACACAGCAAGTGGTGTAGTTGAGAACTCTTtgattattttcttttattttcccctttttttattttaccaaaaacCTCTTTCCTGAGGGGACAGCATCCCAAGGGCCACAGTACTGGGCCACGACCACGACTGACCCTACTGCACACCaccagcccgggaccgagtaccccacagccctggggcatcacacttTCTTAGCAGACTATTACATCTCTGGTCTTCAACGTTGCTGATTTCTTGGTACATTTTCAAAGTAGCTTGAAAAGCAGATCTTGACACTCTAGTCTTCTTTAAAATCTATGCCTGAGAGAGACCTTGCAGTTGTAGTATAACTACCTAATGTCTTGTTGTTATGCTCAGTCTTGCCATGGTGTATCACCTGTCATAggaaactgtcttccacaaccttACCGTTTTTAGCAGAGTGCAACTATTCGGCTGAGGCCatatggggattactgcgatcccctcgcatgacactcggctcacgctggcagtaaaacagagccgagtgtcatgctagtgtccctgcgactgaggtccgaccgtgcgagcggacctcagctgcggggggcgagccggctatttccattctcgcactgcactcacggtacaccggtgtccgcgagtgcagtgcgatttttctctcgccccataaacttgaatgggtgcgagagaaagtcgcattacaatcgcaacatgctgcgattattttcacggtgcgattagggctgagaaaataatcgctcgtgtgctgacacaggctaatattggtccgagtggaatgcgatgttttatcgcactccactcgcaccgtttttctcgccgtgtgtcttaggccttcctCGCCCATTTTAAGCTTCATTTAAAACTGTTTCTCTTGCAGCTAATGACTGTTTAAACCCACATATGAAAATATTGATCATTATCACCAGTTTTGTATAATCCCACAAAATTCCTGACTTTGTGCaaatgtacctagaagaattgatgttgttttgaaggcaaagggtggtaactagtgaagagcgagcactaccattctcgggtgctgggtactcgtaacgaACAGTTGGATGCCAAGATGGGCGTGACTCgaacacacgagtataatggaagtcaattgggaacAAGTATTTTTCCGGAAGAGTTTCTGGAAAAATTCTCGCtttccccactgacttccattatactcaggtattcGAGTCGCGCCCATCTTGGCATCTAACtgttcgttacgagtaccaagcacccgtgaatggtagtgctcgctcttcactagtGGTAACTCCAAATACAGATtagatttttttattcatttttatataaGTTtaactggatctgtttttttttttcttttctttaacatgggagtctatagaAAACAGatccggattgctatttatcttccatttgaaactgatccagtaagtgaAAAAAGGAtcttttacaaatgaaagaaaattgGGTGGCTAAATAGCGATCAGTTAACGCCAAACTATTCACtttctattttttaaagcatttttactttGCAACATTTTTCCACCCCCTACCTAAAATATTTGCCCAGTATTGTGTGTacttataatatgtatgtatttttatacttatttGACTGCCTTAACTATAAAATTGCTACTGATCTTCAGCCTTTAAAATAACCCAATTCTCCCGGTAGTTTTTGTATCCTCATGTACTGGACGAACTGTACCTTGTGTTAGTGCCTTCCTGATGCGGAGTAgtacagtgtttttttttattttcgtttTTCCTCTTGTCACATtagttagacagtacttgttaataATCCACAAAACTTTGTGAAGTTTACTTTTTAAGGcatgtgtttattttattttaaaggaaTTTTTGCTTTTAAATGTGCTCGTGCTGAAGAACTATTCAATATGTTGCAAGAGATCATGCAGAATAATAGCATAAGTGTTGTGGAAGAACCAGTGGTTGAAAGAAATCCTCAAACAGATCAGGATGTGCCAAGAACTCCACGAACTCCAACAAGTAGGTTTTCTTCATGAGTGTCCTTGCGCAGGAGAAAGTTCAATCGAGAACTGTTTTACTTAAAGAGAATGTATCAATCCGAAATCACCAATTATTTAAATCTGGATTTTGTgttttaaaatgtaattttttttggcAATACTTTTTCATTTCTCAATCTATATTAAAGGTGTTGTACGGCTTTAGGCTACAAGTCAGCAATcgctctatatgactgcagacttgtgttcCTCACCTTGCGTGCTGTGAGGACTCTCTGGGAGTGGGCAGTCATGTAACCGCCAGTATGTGATTTGCATGCTTACCCCCAAATTCCGACTAGACTGTCTGGCTTCTCTCAGTACACCTGCATTGAGTGAGGCTGCGTCCATTATTTTGGAAAGAGACCGCATGTATTCAAATCATATATTTGTGGTCACACTCCTGGCATTGGAGAAGCCTCACGggatgtgaagattcacaagtctgcagtcatttatagtgactacagacttgtagcctaaggctggacaacccctttaaggaaaaaaTTAGAAAAATGTCATTGTTTTCCCTGACCTCTGGGGGTAAAATTTAAACTTTCTGTTCTTTTCAGAACACTCCTCAAAAGTCTCTTTATAATTACAGGCAAGATTAACACCCACATAAATATTTATATAGCTGTCGGCCGAACTATCATTAAGGCTCGAGTCACATtaacgtatggcatccgatgcgagagaaactgatgcaatatgctaatgacccatggctcaggctctgctgcgagtgtgagctgagtgtcatgcgactgtgacccgatcttgcgatcaggtCACAGCTCCGGAGGAATGGGCGGGTGATGTagaggagaaggagggattaatctccctaattCCTCCATTGTCTGCCTGTGCTtatatcgcactgcagttggataacatctgagtgcagtccgatgtttctctcgcacccatacacttgaatgggtgcaagtgacatCCATTATAAgtctatgctcaaaacatacaatgctgcccttcacctctccaaacaagcgtacATTAACACCCTCATCACTTCTTTAGCCAACAATCCCAAACGACTCTCTGATACTTTTCATTCCTTcttcggaccaagagttctggccccaaccaccaacctcagcgcagacaacctggccaattattttgaaGAAAAAATTgcccatatacgccaggaaatttcctcaccGTTTCCTAGCACCACACATTGTTTGCCCTCCTACActccatctagctcactttcactctttgatccagtcacagaagttactaggcttctcgccctactacctgcacgagTGACCCTATtcgctcacatctccttaaatatgtcactccagctgtcaccactcacctaactaaaatattcaatctctcctctggtgtctcccccccccccccccttcaaacatgccagcatacacccattacttaaaaaaccatccctggatcAAAATTGTgcagctaactacagacctgtctctaatctccccttcatctccaaactattGGAACGCTTGGTTCACTCCCGTTTCATCCGCTATCTGTCAaataactctctccttgaccctctacaatccggtttctgcTCCTTACACTCCACTGAAACTGCTCTtattaaagtctctaatgatctactaacagctaaatctaatggtcactactccctgctgattgtcctggatctctctgctgcatttgatacaGTGGAtcatcagctcctcctcactatgctccactccactctatcgggctcaaggacaccgttctttcttgcttctcctcttacctctctgaccgctcattcactgtaactTTTGCCGGATCCTCTTGCTCTCCTCTTCCCTTCCATTTCCCCTTaccgtcggggttcctcagggttcagtcctaggcgccctccttttttttttttctatacactgcccctattggacaaacgatcAGATTTGGTTtcaagtaccatctctatgctgatgacacccaactatacacatcttctcctgacatcacccctgcattattacaaaatacttcCGATTGTGTGTCTgccgtctccaacatcatgtcatccctctatctaaaactgaacctatcaaaaactTAACTCCTTATGTTTCCTCCCTTCCCCAACCTTccaaaacccaatattaccatttctgtgtgtggtctGTGataacgccccagcagcacgcccgctgtcttagggttatatttgactccgatctctccttcactccccataaTCGTTCACTTGCTCATTCATGtctattccacctcaaaaacatctctagaattcgtcctTTTCTTACAGTTGACTCtgaaaaaactcttactgtcgctctcattcattctcgcctggattattgtagttctttactaattggtctccctattACTAAATTATCCCCTCTCcattccattctgaatgccgcagccatgatcattttcctctccaaccgcttcactgatgcctctgctctgtgccagtcattgcactggttgcctatctgctacagaatccaacataaacttatcactctcactaacAAAGCCCTTcgcggttccgcaccaccctacatctcctccctcatctctgtctatcaccccacccgtgccctccgctctgctaatgaccgaagactgacatcctcaatgaTTCTATCCTCAatgattcgaacctcccactcccgtcttcaagatttctcacgagctgcgcctatgctctggaacacactaccaagaacaatccgattaatttccaacatccacaccttttaagcgggccctaaaaacgcatttctttagactagcctatcacctcacctccctgatctaatctagtccctttctgcccttcataaaatttacttccaattcttgtcctctgtatcttctgattccattcctctctgtacttgtataaattctggctggcgaccggtccacgcagctggttttgaatcccctattaaatcgatggctggactatATATGACAAGCTCCCCCCCCCCTCattccccattcaccttttgtgccttccctattccctcatagactgtaagcttacgagcagggccctcactcctcttggtatcttaattttgttattttgtaatgtctcatattatctgtacatgtcccctctgaattgtaaagcgctgcggaatatgttggtactATAgatataaaacttattattataagtgacacggctctcgcaggcaatcacagcatgctgcaattttttccgcagtccgattacagctgaggaaaaactcgcagatctgagctgcagcattgtcttacatggggccgtgtgcaatgcgagattttctcacattgcactcgtgcaagtcatacgcaattgtgactccagcctaagccaACAGCTCTCCCTACTTCCCTACAGAAGAAGTTCCTGTGTGACCGAGCACACCTGTGTTCTTTGTGAGAGAGCCACTGCCTGACAACTTTGTCAGTGGCCTATCTCTCTGGAAGAACAGAAAGATTGGTCATTGGAAATCCAGCAAGTCAGATCCTTCTCTTCCTCAACATCGTATGTTGGAGAAAGATTCGGGAGGCCCCCATACATATTAGCTCATTGGCGGATTCTGATATTTTTGGTAGGTTCAGCCAACTTTAGTCTTATCTTCATACAGACCTTTcaatgagcgacgtgacacagcTGGTGCCATACAATCCTCCaatcacaataggtaatgtcaccaCTTCCTCGCACCTCCTCCCAGCTGGGAAGTACATGACTACAGGCAGGGAGCAGACATTAGTAATACCACTCTGGggtttaaataaagaaaaaaaaaaagcaacaaaacctcGAGTTGTTGTCGTTTTAACAAAAAATCCTGATTTTAAACAATAGGTTATTTTTTGATCATGGCTTCCCGTTCACATAACAACCTGATTTAAACtggatttattttttaattactaaTTTCCTTTAACTTTAGTTAGAATAATGAAGAAAATTAAATAAACTATGGTAGTATTATCACAAATCTTTTGCTCTTTCATGGCATATGGGAGTACAGTAAAGATGGGTTCATAAAAAATACTTGATGCCATTTTATGTTACTTGGTTTCccattaatatatatattacatttgtACATTTTACTTTGCCAATAATTTTTTTTACAATGTTATCTTTTCTTCAATACCTTGGCAACCTATCAGGTCTGATTCaacctattaacctgcagatataaggCTTAAAGCACTCATCAGCACTTTGACCACTCACTCAGAAGAGCATCAGTGCAGAGCTGAAAAAGGGGCCAAGGCGTGTGTACAGCCATCGCTTACTGTATACTGCGTGGTGACTGAAGCCGCAGCTGCATGGCTGAAAGGcagaaataaagttcattttctctcgAGTGCTGCACTTTAGTATTGCTGCCAGCCACCTTCATAATGctcttaacctgcagattaaccttataTCTTCAAGTTAATAGTGTTATTAACTTGAAGATATTAGATTTTGCTTCAGTCCCGTACAGACATATAACATACTGATTTGTCATTTGCCAGCCTCCCTGGCTTTAATGCGAGACCTCATGTTTCTCGGCAGATGACGgctgtgatattcagccatcatAACTTCTAACATCCTGTTTAATGCCGCCCTCAAACTGTGACCGCAGCATTTACAGCGCACTGGGCATGCATCATTCTATCTGCCCACTGGTGCACCCGTGACGTGATCGTAGGACGCAGATATGTTGCCAAGACAGCGGGGGTCTACTGAAGACCCTCATGCCTGTCATAATGGTACTCCTGTGATAGCCAGCCCATGGCTGGCAGTTATAGGAGACCACAATTTCTGCTTCTTACAATTGTACTGTGGCATTGTTGTATAAGCAATTGGATGATCGAAGTTCAAGTACCGTAAAAAACTAACAAATACAATAAAAATTTAAGtttaaaaatgaaagaaaaatcgaaaagttcaaatcacacccactTACATAAAATACACACTTGAGATCACTGTCTGATttatcaaaaaaataaaataaatttctcCTATTGGTAAATTGCATTacaaaaagaaaaatcaaaatgccagcattgttttttttttatggcctcaacacaaaaaaaatgtaatgaggcgatcaaaacagtgtatccatttttttaattattattattgagaTTTGGTGTATACTTGTTACACCGTTCTATAGAGGTTTCCATTTTGCAAGACATATCCATAATTGAAAGACTTGCATGTGTTGCGATTTCTTCCTCTTAACAGCATTTCCCTTTTTTTTAGCCCCTGGTTTTAGTGGTTCAAGTTTACCCAATGGATATCCACGGTACCCATCCTTTGGTGATGCATCTTCCCACCCTTCTAGTCGACACCCATCAGTGGGTAGCACACGCCTTCCTTCTGTAGGAGAGGAGTCTACCCATCCTCTGCTGGTTCCTGAAGACCACGTAAGTGAATTCACCCTATGCCTCTATTTGTATATTTTGGAATCCTTGTTAATTTTAACCTTGACTCCTTTAAATACAATCATCAGGAACCTTGTATCAGGAACCTTCTCTATGTCTCAGCTGAAAGTTACACACAAGGCCTTTCTGAAATATGAACCAGATGCTTGTATTGGCTTGTAGTCCTGTTCCCAAAGTCTAGTCTGCCCACCCCCAGCTCAAATAAATGCTCTCCTGAGTTTGATATCACGTTAAAATATTTCTCACGTCAGGTTACCGTCACAAAAAATCTACTTGTATGGAAATGCAAGTTTTGTTGCTGATTTagtaaatataagaaaaaaaaaacaaacactgtcTTTGTACAAGAAATCTATGATAAATGAAGGCTGTGGGCCCTAAAAATCTGTTCTGCATTGTGATATTAAAAGATGTCcttgaacactttttttttttttttacttttccattttttattcttttaggtGCACACCTATGTCAACACGACTGGTGTACAAGAGGATGCAAGGCCCAGCGCTCCAGCACCACTTGAGCAACGGCTTTCCAATGCAGAAGGAAGCGAAGTCCGAGCAGATACCGTTTCCATTCCTGACAGAGACCCCCATGTTGTCATAGAGCCAGAAGGTGTTAAGTTTGTTTTAGGACCAACTCCTGTTCAGAGACAgttattggaaaaaaagaaactGGAGAATCATGAGGAGCAACAAAGTGCTGAAGTGGGTGGCAGCAGTAGCTGTCCTAATAACACAGAGTGGGACACTGGTTACGACAGTGATGAACGCCGAGATACACCTTCCAGCAATAAAATGGTATATGAAAATGTTAATGGTTTGTCAATTCCTCCATCTGGGGCAAGAAGAGGACGCGTTCCACCTCCCATCTCCACAGATGTGCAAAACATCAACAATTCTGCCCAGAGGAGGACAGCATTAATAAACTATGAAAATTTACCATCTCTCCCTCCTGTTTGGGAAGCCCGAAAGCCCAGTAAAGAGGACGAAGACCCTTTAGGACCAAAGACCCCATCTCTTAATGGTTTTCACAATAATCTGGACCCAATGCATAACTATGTGAACACAGAGAATGTGACCGTTCCACTAAGTGCTCACAAAGTTGAGTTTTCAAGGCGTCGGGACTGCACGCCAACCGTTTTTAATTTTGATATAAGACGCCCAAGTTTAGAACACAGGCAGCTTAATTATATACAGGTTGACTTAGAAGGTGGTAGTGATTCTGATAACCCTCAGACACCTAAGACCCCAACCACTCCACTCCCTCAAACTCCTACCAGGCGCACGGAGCTGTATGCTGTAATAGACATCGAAAGGACTGCTGCTATGTCTAACCTGCAGAAAGCACTGCCACGCGACGACGGTACTTCTAGAAAGACTAGGCACAACAGTACTGATCTACCTATGTGAGCCTCAAGTCATTTGCACCTTTCTTCTTGcatatttctgtaaaaaaaaaaaaaacaaaaaaaaatgcagaaaacaagttatcacaacttaAACACTAACACGTTtttattgaattatttttttttcatgtgctTTTGTCTAAAGGGAATTTATGTAGAGCAGGTACTCCTAAAATAATGATCACTCTACAATAGTAGTAGGTACTGTATAGTAGCGGAGCTGTATTACCTCTTATTTAATTGGTTTGCAGTGACATGCCAGTTTTACTTTATGGACATACTAAAATATTTGCTGACGTTTTGCATCTAGACTGTTGCCATTTGACGCTAcagagaatttttatttttttgggatgtAATTTACAGTGCGAATGTGTGAAGTTATATACGAGTATGTATTTTTATACTAACTTTTTATGATTCCGATATTTGCCAAATTTTTAGTCGCACCAGCATTTTGAATTACGGACATTGGTACGACAGTTTTGACTGTGTTATAAGTGTGCTGGATTACAGCCTTACAACATGCTACACCCACACTGGCATGTTGCATTTTGCACATTAAGCACTATTCAGGCTATCTTTTTCCCCACATCGGCCACTTGCATTTTACTTTCCACTGCAGGTGATCGGTTGTAAATGGAAAATAGTCCTGTGCATGGGGGGGGTTTGGTGTATTAAGTTACAATATGTCAGGGTTGCATTTTATTTAATGcagacatatatataaatatatatatatatacatttgtatAAAGGCCAAAAACTATTTCCCCTTTTTATCACATTGTATGATATTGTAAGATTATTGTATGTTCCTAATTTGCATTATAAATTTAATTTTTCATACTTAAAAGTATATAAATAGTAACTTTTGTATAAAGGTAGTATAGACCCTTTGgaactgtttttttcttttttttttaaaagacgttATGTAGATGTGCATTGCCAAATTTTTCATGACATTTTTTTAAACTGATACCTTAGCTATATATCTGCACTAAACATTCCATGAAACTGTCTTGAACTGTGACTGGGAAGTGTGTAGCATGGTAATGGCCTGCCTGTGTTACTGAAGTGCACCCAtgacactaaggctactttcacacttgcgttgaacggtatccgttgcattgcgttgtgtaacggatgcaacggatgtgttgcatatagtgacacaacggatgcaacggatgctgcaaaacaacgcaattcgttttgatttttttttttttttttttcccggttttaccagcggcagactatagtgaacgatcagctgatcgttccctgcagccggccgctgggtgatcagctgattgctcccagtagccggccgccgggtgatcagctgatcgctcccgcccgccgggtgatcagctgatcgctcccggctgccgggtgatcagctgatcgctccctgcagccggctgccgggtgatcagctgatcgctcccggccgccgggtgatcagctgatcgctccctgcagccggccgccgggtgatcagctgatcgctgtcacttgccggcgcccgggcatgccggcgggcgggcgctcagctgagcgctgtgacttgccggcggccgggcatgctggtggccggtcattcagctgagctgaacgttcggccaccgcgagccaaaataaagtttgatttaaaaaaaaaaaaaaagagcatgcgcagtgaaatccagaggattccgctgctcaaaataacgttacatgctgcgttcctcccgctgggcggaagccacggagcgtcgcccagcggaagcaacgcagctccttttggtacaatccgtcaaccatacaagtctatgggaaacagcggaatccgttaacggattccgctgtttcccaaaagggcggattgtaacggaaggaaaataacgcaagtgtgaaagtaccctaagccatCTGTTCACAGGCTGGCCTCCCTCTGGCATAACACAGTGCAAAGCCGCGTGCTGCTGTTCTCTTCTTTTTTTGCACTGAAGGGTTCAAGCAAAGTGATACTATGCAGAAAACATAATTTCTAAGTAAAACTGTGCTCCATTCTGAATACTAGTGTTTAATTTAAATTTTGGTGTGCACCAGGTACTGTGTCAAGTACTGATATTGCTTATCAGACGTTCATTAAAATATCTATTTTTTGATATCGACAGCATTGTCATTTCATTGGAGCCAACATCATTGTGTAGCATGGCAATAAAATACTGATTACACACGGCTTGTCTGTCACCTTCATTCATTGAGAAACAGAAAATGTTCACGTTTTATAGGAATGATTTATAATAATGTGTACACGTATTAACTTTGGTATTCCAGCATAGTTTAGATGTGCtgataatgcttttttttttatactaggTGATTTATTAAAATGTCCATGCTTATCAAAATCTGTCCATTGATGTCTTTCATGTTCAGTGGTGCGTAAAGAATTTTCTCTGTGGTTTGGGGCTTTTAATGGTGGTTGATTTCCAAGTGCTCAAACACACATAGATGCACAGTtaatgacttaaggccgctttacacgctgcgatatcgtgaccgatatcg
Protein-coding sequences here:
- the FRS2 gene encoding fibroblast growth factor receptor substrate 2 is translated as MGSCCSCPDKETFPDNHQNRFKVINVDDDGNELGTGVMELTENELILYTRKRDSVKWPYLCLRRYGYDSNLFSFESGRRCQTGQGIFAFKCARAEELFNMLQEIMQNNSISVVEEPVVERNPQTDQDVPRTPRTPTTPGFSGSSLPNGYPRYPSFGDASSHPSSRHPSVGSTRLPSVGEESTHPLLVPEDHVHTYVNTTGVQEDARPSAPAPLEQRLSNAEGSEVRADTVSIPDRDPHVVIEPEGVKFVLGPTPVQRQLLEKKKLENHEEQQSAEVGGSSSCPNNTEWDTGYDSDERRDTPSSNKMVYENVNGLSIPPSGARRGRVPPPISTDVQNINNSAQRRTALINYENLPSLPPVWEARKPSKEDEDPLGPKTPSLNGFHNNLDPMHNYVNTENVTVPLSAHKVEFSRRRDCTPTVFNFDIRRPSLEHRQLNYIQVDLEGGSDSDNPQTPKTPTTPLPQTPTRRTELYAVIDIERTAAMSNLQKALPRDDGTSRKTRHNSTDLPM